A region of Malaciobacter marinus DNA encodes the following proteins:
- a CDS encoding TetR/AcrR family transcriptional regulator, with protein sequence MEQKEKRVKIKQERIMKYFIESAEEIIQKEGIESVTIRKTADLAGYTSATLYNYFDNLTHLIFLATMNHLENYNKHLYKSVANCKNSIEVYMSVCLCFSEHAYSEPDIFELLFFSQDREKFEEYTNQYYELYPSKEKETPQFLNTMYHLNNIYSRSFTMLDNCIKDGYLNEENANDFNDICLRFTKTIIEDVKKDNMTKAEAIQITMKYYYQLFGFYLKPKYKHILEDYYKKLMKK encoded by the coding sequence TTGGAACAAAAAGAAAAAAGAGTAAAAATTAAGCAAGAAAGAATAATGAAATATTTCATAGAATCAGCAGAAGAGATAATCCAAAAAGAAGGAATTGAATCTGTTACAATTAGAAAAACTGCTGACTTAGCGGGGTATACAAGTGCTACCTTATATAACTATTTTGATAATCTAACACACCTTATTTTTTTAGCAACTATGAACCATCTTGAAAATTATAACAAACATCTATATAAAAGTGTAGCTAATTGTAAAAATTCTATTGAAGTATATATGTCAGTATGTTTATGCTTTAGTGAACATGCATATAGTGAACCTGACATATTTGAATTACTATTCTTTTCCCAAGATAGAGAAAAATTTGAAGAGTACACTAATCAATATTATGAATTATATCCAAGTAAAGAGAAAGAGACTCCACAATTTTTAAATACAATGTATCATTTAAATAATATCTATTCAAGAAGTTTTACAATGCTTGACAACTGTATTAAAGATGGATATTTAAATGAAGAAAATGCAAATGATTTTAATGATATTTGTTTAAGATTTACAAAAACCATAATAGAAGATGTAAAAAAAGACAATATGACAAAAGCTGAAGCAATTCAAATAACAATGAAGTATTATTATCAACTTTTTGGCTTCTACTTAAAACCAAAATATAAGCATATATTAGAAGATTATTATAAGAAATTAATGAAAAAGTAA
- a CDS encoding alpha/beta hydrolase fold domain-containing protein: MNKININNYITKQMKEVLDYQEEFAKNNPSISNSIEEGRENYIKERAYWNENNLELKEEKRVIQGEYGDITLHIYYPNNNNNLNCTLFIHGGGFIVGSPKTHERMIKYFSKHSKSIVVAIDYKLSPEYKYPIAIQECAFIANYLHKNAQEFNINKNSISLMGDSAGANIAFNTNLYLRDEYKDNSYIKTMILYYGIYGLNDSTSRRLLGNKHDSLTKEDIEFYEACYFKDDEIQKKYYDCLNADLSYSIPPTYMCVGNLDPLLDDSITLKEILELNGTTCELQIFKGVMHAFLHYTKIMPEANKALKNSANFFKNNQ, encoded by the coding sequence ATGAATAAAATCAACATTAACAATTACATTACAAAACAGATGAAAGAAGTTCTTGACTATCAAGAAGAGTTTGCTAAAAATAATCCCTCTATTTCAAATAGTATTGAAGAAGGAAGAGAAAACTATATAAAAGAAAGAGCATACTGGAATGAAAACAATCTTGAGTTAAAAGAAGAAAAAAGAGTTATTCAAGGAGAATATGGAGATATAACTTTACATATTTATTATCCAAATAACAATAATAATCTAAACTGTACTTTATTTATACATGGTGGTGGCTTTATAGTTGGTAGCCCTAAAACACATGAAAGAATGATAAAATATTTTTCTAAACATAGTAAAAGCATAGTTGTAGCAATTGACTATAAACTATCTCCTGAGTATAAATATCCAATAGCAATACAAGAGTGTGCATTTATTGCAAACTATTTACATAAAAATGCACAAGAATTTAATATAAATAAAAATAGTATATCACTTATGGGTGATTCTGCTGGTGCTAATATTGCTTTTAATACAAATCTTTATTTAAGAGATGAATATAAAGATAATTCATATATAAAAACAATGATTTTATATTATGGAATTTATGGGCTTAACGACTCTACCTCAAGAAGACTATTAGGAAATAAACATGACTCTTTAACAAAAGAGGATATTGAATTTTATGAAGCTTGTTACTTTAAAGATGATGAAATACAGAAAAAATATTATGATTGTTTAAATGCTGATTTATCTTATTCGATTCCACCAACTTACATGTGTGTGGGAAACCTTGACCCTTTATTAGATGATAGTATAACATTGAAAGAGATCTTAGAGTTAAATGGAACTACTTGTGAACTTCAAATATTTAAAGGAGTTATGCATGCTTTTTTACACTATACAAAAATTATGCCAGAAGCAAATAAAGCTTTAAAAAATAGTGCAAATTTTTTTAAAAATAATCAATAA
- the ribA gene encoding GTP cyclohydrolase II: MNIKISNIAKLPSKYGDFKIQSFKDKDKEHLVIFKEPILDNTLLRIHSECLTGDALGSLKCDCQAQLHHALQLISKENGMVIYLRQEGRGIGLFNKVNAYELQDRGFNTIEANHQLGFETDLRDYKIVEYILNYYKIKKINLITNNPNKINSLKNFEILQRIPSITPTNKHNQNYLEIKKESLGHFL; the protein is encoded by the coding sequence ATGAATATTAAAATATCAAATATAGCAAAACTTCCTTCAAAATATGGAGACTTCAAGATTCAATCTTTTAAAGATAAAGATAAAGAGCATTTAGTAATATTTAAAGAACCCATTTTGGATAATACTTTACTTCGTATTCATAGTGAATGCCTAACTGGAGATGCTCTTGGTTCCTTAAAATGTGATTGCCAAGCACAGCTTCATCATGCATTACAATTAATTTCAAAAGAAAATGGAATGGTAATATATTTAAGACAAGAAGGCAGAGGCATAGGTTTATTTAATAAAGTTAATGCTTATGAACTTCAAGATAGAGGATTTAATACAATTGAAGCTAATCATCAATTAGGATTTGAAACTGATTTAAGAGACTATAAAATTGTTGAATATATATTAAACTACTATAAAATAAAAAAAATTAATTTGATAACTAACAATCCAAATAAAATAAATTCTTTAAAAAATTTTGAAATTTTACAAAGAATTCCTTCAATTACACCTACAAATAAACACAATCAAAACTATTTAGAAATAAAAAAAGAATCTTTAGGGCATTTTTTATAA
- a CDS encoding MaoC/PaaZ C-terminal domain-containing protein — MAIKTEMVGQTFGPFQRDYDWKSLSLFALGSGAAFDGKTGLKYVYEKNMKMLPTFGAMPIVDAEVTKTIDWGYDYSGSLHWSFDVKFHNPMKKLEGKLSTKVLLKGLYDRGEGRGTLAQHIGETYDDDGTLLFTCESWDCCIFDGGWDGPKAPKDIVEIPERKPDFEVTEKIAENRALIYRLSGDTHPQHVDWDYAQEVGYPKPNCHAVSTAGVACRHIIDTILDGDSDRLTRFKTRITKPLFPGCTVKTQIWKWDDNSIRFRVIDANDPDMIYFNFALAEWK; from the coding sequence ATGGCAATAAAAACAGAGATGGTAGGACAAACATTTGGTCCTTTCCAAAGAGATTATGACTGGAAATCATTAAGTTTATTTGCACTTGGAAGTGGTGCAGCATTTGATGGTAAAACTGGATTAAAATATGTTTATGAAAAAAATATGAAAATGCTTCCTACTTTTGGTGCAATGCCTATTGTTGATGCTGAAGTTACTAAAACTATTGATTGGGGTTATGATTATTCTGGTTCTTTACACTGGAGTTTTGATGTTAAATTTCATAATCCTATGAAAAAGCTTGAAGGTAAATTAAGTACTAAAGTTTTATTAAAAGGTTTATATGACAGAGGTGAAGGTAGAGGTACTCTAGCTCAACATATTGGTGAAACTTATGATGATGATGGCACTTTACTTTTCACTTGTGAAAGTTGGGATTGTTGTATATTTGATGGTGGTTGGGATGGTCCTAAAGCTCCTAAAGATATTGTTGAAATCCCTGAGAGAAAACCTGATTTTGAAGTTACTGAAAAAATTGCTGAAAATAGAGCTTTAATTTATAGACTTTCTGGTGATACTCATCCTCAACATGTTGATTGGGATTATGCCCAAGAAGTTGGTTATCCTAAACCTAATTGCCATGCTGTTAGTACTGCTGGTGTTGCTTGTAGACATATCATTGATACTATTTTAGATGGTGATAGTGATAGATTAACAAGATTCAAAACAAGAATTACTAAACCTCTTTTCCCTGGTTGTACTGTTAAAACTCAAATCTGGAAATGGGATGATAACTCTATTAGATTTAGAGTTATTGATGCTAATGACCCAGACATGATCTATTTTAACTTCGCTCTTGCTGAGTGGAAATAA
- the fixA gene encoding putative electron transfer flavoprotein FixA — MKILVGCKLVPEDQDIVVQNDGTLDTSKAAPKISQFDLNAIQTAVDIKKENANATITALSVGGKKLENVKVRKDMLSRGLDELVVVTNEKYENILPHQTSKILSEVAKEQGFDLIICGDGSGDLYAQQTGIKLGALLDVPTVNGISEIVSIDENKIIAKRALENEVEVLEVPLPAVICVSADINEPSIPGMKAILAAGKKPVNVKEVVVEDSALVDLVEIKAPKKKERAHIIIEGDSEDQIAEFVNNLRKII, encoded by the coding sequence ATGAAAATTTTAGTTGGTTGCAAATTAGTACCAGAAGATCAAGATATTGTGGTTCAAAATGATGGAACTTTAGATACGAGCAAAGCTGCTCCAAAAATTAGTCAGTTTGATTTAAATGCTATTCAAACAGCAGTAGATATAAAAAAAGAGAATGCTAATGCAACAATTACTGCATTAAGTGTTGGTGGTAAAAAACTTGAAAATGTAAAAGTTAGAAAAGATATGCTTTCTAGAGGTTTAGATGAACTTGTAGTGGTTACTAATGAAAAATACGAAAATATATTACCACATCAAACATCAAAAATCTTAAGTGAAGTAGCAAAAGAACAAGGTTTTGATTTAATAATATGTGGAGATGGTTCAGGTGATTTATATGCACAACAAACAGGTATAAAACTTGGTGCATTATTAGATGTTCCTACTGTAAATGGAATTAGTGAAATTGTTTCAATTGATGAAAATAAAATAATTGCAAAAAGAGCTTTAGAAAATGAAGTAGAAGTACTAGAAGTTCCTCTTCCAGCAGTTATTTGTGTATCTGCTGATATTAATGAACCTTCAATTCCTGGAATGAAAGCTATCTTAGCAGCAGGGAAAAAACCTGTAAATGTTAAAGAAGTTGTAGTTGAAGATTCAGCTTTAGTTGATTTAGTTGAGATTAAAGCTCCTAAGAAAAAAGAAAGAGCACATATTATTATTGAAGGTGATAGTGAAGATCAAATCGCTGAATTTGTAAACAATTTAAGAAAAATTATTTAA
- a CDS encoding FAD-binding protein, with the protein MSKLSNVWVFSDTYSRLAEVISGGLELGENVKAIVLTEDESKEAFAYGANEVFLIENSDSKNIVENYSKSIAKVIMNEGKSLILMPGTKRCKSLASLLSIELEAGLVTEVSEINIENNNINCRHMVYGGLANGLETITSEASIAVIASGTFENIQKDESKTGEAQKVDFVENKNSIKCIEKTSKEGSSVDLNKAKSIVAIGRGISKQEDISLAEELCKVMDAELGCSRPIAEGEKWMEHERYIGISSVMAKPEIYVAIGISGQIQHMVGAKDSQTIIAINKDKNAPIFDYADYGIVGDLYTVLPAVTKALKG; encoded by the coding sequence ATGAGCAAGTTATCTAATGTATGGGTTTTTAGTGATACTTATTCAAGATTAGCAGAAGTTATATCTGGTGGATTAGAATTAGGTGAAAATGTAAAAGCGATTGTTCTTACTGAGGATGAGAGTAAAGAAGCATTTGCTTATGGAGCAAATGAAGTATTTTTAATTGAGAATAGTGACTCAAAGAATATTGTTGAGAACTACTCAAAATCAATTGCTAAAGTAATTATGAATGAAGGAAAATCTTTAATTTTAATGCCAGGAACAAAAAGATGCAAATCATTGGCATCTTTATTAAGTATTGAATTAGAAGCAGGTCTAGTAACTGAAGTATCTGAGATTAATATTGAGAATAATAACATAAATTGTAGACATATGGTTTATGGTGGTTTAGCAAATGGCTTAGAAACTATTACAAGTGAAGCTTCTATTGCAGTAATCGCTAGTGGTACTTTTGAAAATATACAAAAAGATGAAAGTAAAACAGGAGAAGCTCAAAAAGTTGATTTTGTAGAGAATAAAAACTCAATAAAATGCATTGAAAAAACTTCAAAAGAAGGAAGTAGTGTTGATTTAAATAAAGCGAAAAGCATAGTTGCTATTGGTAGAGGTATTTCAAAACAAGAAGATATTTCATTAGCAGAAGAGTTATGTAAAGTTATGGATGCAGAACTTGGTTGTTCAAGACCTATTGCTGAGGGTGAAAAATGGATGGAACATGAAAGATATATTGGTATCTCAAGTGTTATGGCAAAACCCGAAATTTATGTAGCAATTGGTATTTCTGGACAAATTCAACATATGGTTGGTGCAAAAGATTCACAAACTATCATTGCTATTAACAAAGATAAAAATGCTCCTATTTTTGATTATGCAGACTATGGAATAGTTGGAGATTTATATACTGTTTTACCTGCAGTAACAAAAGCACTTAAAGGGTAA
- a CDS encoding FAD-dependent oxidoreductase: MSEDKFDAIIVGGGLAGCITAYMLANAGLETLLIEKGNFSGSKNMTGGRLYAHSIEKIFPDFANEAPIERSIVHEKISFMNDDSCVTMDYSTKEASNNEDKSYTVLRAKFDEWLAQKAEEAGVGIIPGIRVDDLIVRDNKVCGVIAGGEEMEADVVILADGVNSILGEKIGMVSKVTPHHCAVGAKEVIKLSKQQINDRFACTDKEGTAWLFAGMPSDGYMGGGFIYTNEESISLGVVFGLHNIEKASKSIPQMLEDFKNHPTIKPLVEGGEILEYSAHVVPEGGLHMLPEMVRDGVVIVGDAAGLCLNVGYTVRGMDLAIASGEAAANAIIEANKKSDFSKNTLNKYVQNLEDSFVMKDLKLYKELPQFLDNERMFNDYPDMVSGIMKDMFTINGPSVPMRKMIMPHLKKVGFMNLLKDGFKGVKSI; this comes from the coding sequence ATGTCTGAAGATAAATTTGACGCGATAATTGTAGGAGGAGGATTAGCAGGTTGTATCACAGCATACATGCTTGCTAATGCTGGATTAGAGACTCTTTTAATTGAAAAAGGGAACTTCTCTGGTTCTAAAAATATGACAGGAGGAAGATTATATGCTCATAGTATTGAGAAAATCTTCCCTGATTTTGCTAATGAAGCACCAATTGAGAGATCTATTGTTCATGAAAAAATATCTTTTATGAATGATGATAGTTGTGTAACTATGGATTACTCTACTAAAGAAGCTTCTAATAATGAAGATAAATCTTATACTGTTTTAAGAGCAAAATTTGATGAATGGTTAGCACAAAAAGCCGAAGAAGCAGGTGTTGGAATAATCCCAGGGATTAGAGTAGATGACCTAATTGTAAGAGATAATAAAGTTTGTGGTGTAATCGCAGGTGGCGAAGAAATGGAAGCTGATGTAGTTATTCTTGCAGATGGAGTTAACTCTATTTTAGGAGAAAAGATAGGTATGGTTTCTAAAGTAACACCTCATCACTGTGCAGTAGGTGCGAAAGAAGTAATCAAACTATCAAAACAACAAATCAATGATAGATTTGCTTGTACAGATAAAGAGGGAACTGCTTGGCTTTTTGCAGGAATGCCATCTGATGGATATATGGGTGGAGGATTTATTTACACAAATGAAGAAAGTATCTCTTTAGGTGTTGTATTTGGACTTCATAATATTGAAAAAGCGAGCAAAAGTATCCCTCAAATGTTAGAAGACTTTAAAAACCATCCAACTATTAAACCTTTAGTTGAAGGTGGAGAAATATTAGAGTACTCAGCTCATGTAGTTCCAGAAGGTGGATTACATATGCTTCCAGAAATGGTAAGAGATGGAGTAGTAATTGTTGGTGATGCAGCAGGACTTTGTTTGAATGTAGGATATACAGTAAGAGGGATGGATTTAGCTATTGCTTCGGGAGAAGCAGCGGCAAATGCAATTATTGAAGCTAATAAAAAAAGTGACTTTTCTAAAAACACTTTAAATAAATATGTACAAAATTTAGAAGATAGCTTCGTTATGAAAGATTTAAAACTTTATAAAGAGCTTCCTCAATTTTTAGATAATGAAAGAATGTTTAATGATTATCCTGACATGGTATCAGGAATTATGAAAGATATGTTCACAATTAATGGTCCTAGTGTACCTATGAGAAAAATGATTATGCCTCATCTTAAAAAAGTAGGTTTTATGAACTTACTTAAAGATGGATTTAAAGGAGTAAAATCAATATGA
- a CDS encoding 4Fe-4S dicluster domain-containing protein yields MKKLVNVDVKLGVNKFFVDEGEAHIELIDNPDEKEFKKLELACPAGLYKKDESGNIHFDYAGCLECGTCRILCKDTILKKWEYPNGTFGVEYRLG; encoded by the coding sequence ATGAAAAAGTTAGTAAATGTAGATGTAAAACTAGGTGTAAATAAGTTTTTTGTTGATGAAGGTGAAGCACATATTGAATTAATTGATAATCCAGATGAGAAAGAGTTTAAAAAACTAGAACTTGCTTGTCCTGCTGGATTATACAAAAAAGATGAAAGTGGAAATATACATTTTGATTACGCTGGATGCTTAGAGTGTGGAACTTGTAGAATCCTTTGTAAAGATACAATCCTAAAAAAATGGGAATACCCTAATGGAACTTTTGGAGTTGAATATAGACTTGGTTAA
- a CDS encoding Opr family porin has product MKKVKLSLATILLVGSCSAVNADSLIEAFKNGTTSGDISLAYEVRNQDKETSTYYSDTEYAVSSIGLYYKTASYKNFSLNIGMRAFTSIFEDDKNFDTGHGKGDSTERFYDYDGHSLLTDTYLAYDIDKVSVKIGRQKLYEMGLTHLFDGITVRTTPLENMNFDLIYVEGRGRADIKNIRPVEDINENKGLYKVALAYKFNENFKAKAYYFDAPDAYDMTGGKINFDTKIGEVKTGLQVQYIEASKDDLPNEDEELSEIKAYATYEGYTTTLGYYETGKDSDLYGAIAKTGETIVPFEEGDPSYDADAKTTYLQVSKSFGKTNITALYGLMEHGKYDSDELDIWLGYNFNENIAFTLGYTRMNMDEDSSYTDLDQLNATISYKF; this is encoded by the coding sequence ATGAAAAAAGTAAAACTTAGTTTAGCAACAATCCTACTTGTTGGAAGCTGTAGTGCAGTTAATGCTGATAGTTTAATTGAGGCATTTAAAAATGGAACAACATCAGGTGACATCTCTTTAGCTTATGAGGTAAGAAATCAAGATAAAGAGACATCAACTTACTACTCAGACACAGAATATGCTGTTAGTTCAATTGGATTATACTATAAAACTGCTTCATACAAAAATTTTAGTTTAAATATAGGTATGAGAGCATTTACTAGTATTTTTGAAGATGATAAAAATTTTGATACTGGACATGGTAAAGGTGATTCAACTGAAAGATTCTACGATTATGATGGACATTCACTTTTAACTGATACTTATTTAGCTTATGATATTGATAAAGTTAGTGTTAAAATTGGTAGACAGAAACTTTATGAAATGGGATTAACTCACTTATTTGATGGTATTACAGTAAGAACAACTCCACTTGAGAATATGAATTTTGATTTAATTTATGTAGAGGGTAGAGGAAGAGCTGATATTAAAAATATTAGACCTGTAGAAGATATTAATGAAAATAAAGGTCTTTATAAAGTTGCCCTTGCATATAAATTCAATGAAAATTTCAAAGCAAAAGCATACTATTTCGATGCACCAGATGCTTACGATATGACAGGAGGAAAAATTAACTTTGATACTAAAATAGGAGAAGTTAAAACAGGTCTTCAAGTTCAATATATAGAGGCTTCTAAAGATGACTTACCAAATGAAGACGAAGAGCTTAGTGAGATTAAAGCATATGCGACTTATGAGGGCTATACTACTACTTTAGGTTATTATGAGACAGGTAAAGATAGTGATCTTTATGGAGCTATTGCTAAAACTGGAGAAACTATTGTTCCTTTTGAAGAAGGTGATCCTTCTTATGATGCAGATGCAAAAACTACATATTTACAAGTAAGTAAAAGTTTTGGTAAAACTAATATTACTGCTTTATACGGTTTAATGGAACATGGGAAATATGACTCAGATGAACTTGATATTTGGCTAGGTTATAATTTCAATGAAAACATTGCATTTACTCTAGGATATACTAGAATGAATATGGATGAAGATTCAAGTTACACTGATTTAGATCAACTTAACGCAACAATTTCATATAAATTTTAA
- the rlmF gene encoding 23S rRNA (adenine(1618)-N(6))-methyltransferase RlmF yields MAYKEHKKSLHPRNLHNNRYDFPQLLKSLPTLKNYVFKNKYDELSIDFSNAKAVLTLNKALLSHFYNIKEWSIPDGYLCPPIPGRADYLHYIADVLAKSNNSKIPKGSNIKGLDIGIGANCIYPIIGNSVYGWSFVGSDIEKESIKSSQKIIESNNSLKGNVQCRIQTSHDSIFTGIIKENDRFDFTLCNPPFHKSKAQAQEGSKRKVQNLTKQVVKKASLNFGGKSNELWCKGGEVAFIKTMIKQSKLYSKNCFWFSTIVSKKDNLKFIYDTLDYIKPIEYETIKMEQGQKISRIVIWTFLTKEEQKQWTSKWQD; encoded by the coding sequence ATGGCATATAAAGAGCATAAAAAAAGTTTACATCCAAGAAATCTTCACAATAATAGATATGATTTTCCACAACTATTAAAAAGTTTACCAACACTTAAAAACTATGTATTTAAAAATAAATATGATGAATTATCAATTGATTTTTCAAATGCAAAAGCTGTTTTAACTTTAAATAAAGCACTGCTTTCACATTTTTATAATATAAAAGAGTGGTCAATACCAGATGGTTACTTATGTCCTCCAATTCCAGGACGAGCTGATTATCTTCACTATATTGCTGATGTTTTAGCAAAATCTAATAATAGTAAAATACCAAAAGGTTCTAATATTAAAGGTCTTGATATTGGTATTGGTGCTAATTGTATTTATCCAATAATTGGTAATAGTGTTTATGGTTGGTCTTTTGTTGGTAGCGATATTGAAAAAGAGTCTATAAAATCATCTCAAAAAATCATAGAGTCAAATAATTCTTTAAAAGGCAATGTTCAGTGTAGGATACAAACAAGCCATGATAGTATATTTACAGGCATTATTAAAGAAAATGATAGATTCGATTTTACTTTATGTAATCCTCCTTTTCATAAATCAAAAGCCCAAGCGCAAGAGGGAAGCAAAAGAAAAGTCCAAAACCTTACAAAACAAGTAGTAAAAAAAGCTTCTTTAAATTTTGGTGGAAAAAGTAATGAACTTTGGTGTAAAGGTGGAGAAGTAGCCTTTATAAAAACTATGATAAAACAAAGTAAGCTCTATTCTAAGAACTGTTTTTGGTTTAGTACAATCGTATCAAAAAAAGATAATTTAAAATTTATCTATGATACATTGGATTATATAAAACCAATAGAGTATGAAACTATAAAGATGGAACAAGGACAAAAAATAAGTAGAATTGTCATTTGGACTTTTCTTACAAAAGAGGAACAAAAACAGTGGACCTCAAAATGGCAAGATTAA